In Vibrio sp. 10N, the following proteins share a genomic window:
- the treC gene encoding alpha,alpha-phosphotrehalase has translation MSQTAQKDWWKTATIYQIYPKSFCDSGDKGMGDIKGITSKLDYLSDLGVDAIWLTPVYASPMIDNGYDISDYYAINPDFGTMQDFDELLATAHQKGIRIIMDIVVNHTSTEHRWFQSALGDKQSPYRDYYIWKPNHDGQVPNNWQSKFGGSAWALDEATNEYYLHLFAKEQADLNWENPQVREEVKQVIEFWAQKGVDGFRLDVINLISKQQDFADDDIGDGRRFYTDGPRVHEYLQEISEAVFQKYGSVTVGEMSSTTLEHCQQYSSLDGKELSMVFNFHHLKVDYPNGEKWTKADFDFLQLKQIFNHWQTGLNGKGWGALFWCNHDQPRVVSRLGNDEQYRTESAKMLAASVHLMQGTPYIYQGEEIGMTNPGFTDMSQYRDVESLNMYQLMVEQGDTSHDDMMAILRQKSRDNSRTPMQWNGSEHAGFTQGTPWIGVADNYPEINAEAAVKDEQSVFYFYKELIELRKQLPVIREGSYVDLFPEHPQVHGYLRETEDAMLLCLNNYYGEETSIEVPQQLNGFAGRVVLSNLNREEEVTLNGSMTLMSYETLAVLIKK, from the coding sequence ATGAGTCAAACAGCTCAAAAAGACTGGTGGAAAACCGCCACGATTTATCAAATCTATCCAAAGAGTTTTTGTGATAGTGGTGATAAAGGAATGGGGGACATCAAAGGTATTACCTCAAAACTCGACTATCTATCCGATCTTGGTGTGGATGCTATCTGGCTAACACCTGTTTATGCCTCACCAATGATTGATAATGGCTACGATATTTCAGATTACTACGCCATTAACCCAGACTTTGGCACCATGCAGGATTTCGATGAGCTACTCGCTACAGCTCATCAGAAAGGTATTCGTATCATCATGGACATTGTCGTTAACCATACCTCGACAGAGCACCGATGGTTCCAATCGGCGCTGGGTGATAAACAAAGTCCTTATCGCGACTACTATATCTGGAAACCGAACCATGACGGACAAGTACCAAATAACTGGCAGTCGAAGTTTGGGGGCTCTGCATGGGCACTTGATGAAGCCACCAATGAATACTACTTGCACCTATTTGCCAAAGAGCAAGCCGACCTAAATTGGGAAAACCCGCAAGTTCGCGAAGAAGTAAAACAGGTGATTGAGTTCTGGGCGCAGAAAGGCGTGGATGGCTTTAGGCTGGATGTGATCAACCTTATCTCAAAACAGCAAGACTTTGCTGATGATGACATTGGTGATGGTCGCCGCTTTTACACCGACGGTCCACGCGTTCATGAGTATTTACAGGAGATCAGCGAAGCGGTATTCCAGAAGTATGGCTCGGTAACCGTTGGTGAAATGTCTTCAACGACGCTAGAGCATTGCCAGCAGTACAGCTCACTGGATGGTAAAGAGCTCTCGATGGTGTTCAACTTCCATCACCTAAAAGTCGATTATCCGAACGGTGAAAAGTGGACGAAAGCAGACTTTGACTTCTTGCAGCTCAAGCAGATCTTCAACCACTGGCAGACAGGCTTAAATGGCAAAGGCTGGGGCGCACTGTTCTGGTGTAACCACGACCAGCCGCGCGTGGTCAGCCGCCTTGGTAACGATGAGCAATATCGAACCGAGTCGGCAAAAATGCTGGCAGCGTCTGTCCATCTGATGCAAGGGACGCCATACATCTATCAAGGTGAAGAGATCGGTATGACTAATCCGGGCTTCACGGATATGAGCCAGTATCGCGACGTAGAAAGCCTTAACATGTATCAGCTGATGGTGGAGCAAGGCGATACCTCTCATGACGATATGATGGCTATCCTAAGACAGAAATCTCGCGATAACTCTCGCACGCCAATGCAGTGGAATGGCAGCGAGCATGCTGGTTTTACTCAAGGGACTCCTTGGATTGGTGTGGCTGATAACTACCCAGAAATCAATGCTGAAGCCGCCGTCAAAGACGAGCAATCGGTGTTTTACTTCTATAAGGAGTTGATTGAGCTGCGTAAACAGCTGCCTGTTATTCGTGAAGGCAGTTATGTGGATCTGTTCCCAGAACATCCTCAAGTGCACGGTTACTTGCGTGAAACTGAGGATGCGATGTTGCTTTGCTTGAACAACTATTACGGTGAAGAAACAAGTATTGAGGTGCCCCAGCAGCTCAATGGCTTTGCTGGCCGTGTGGTGCTTAGCAATCTCAACCGAGAAGAGGAAGTGACTCTGAACGGTAGCATGACATTGATGAGTTATGAAACCCTAGCGGTACTGATTAAAAAGTAA
- the treR gene encoding trehalose operon repressor TreR, translating into MSKKLTILDIAKLSGVGKSTVSRVLTNDPKVKPETRDKVERVIAEHGYVPSKSAQSMRGGGVQKVIGVIISRLDSPSENKAVSSMLNVLYSAGYDVVIMESQFDPDKTNEHLSVLRKRNVEGVIVFGFTELDLDKVAVWQEKVVVIAMDTDQVSSINYDNQGLICAVLDKLKAQGISELAYIGVDPKDKTTGLARLNAFQCWCADNERSAVYRTGELHHESAYELVDEVVTESLQAIVCASDTLALGTIKRLQELGREDIVVTGVGGNELLSFLFPNIYSIDPGYQQAGEKAANLLISQLTGDNSISHITQEAV; encoded by the coding sequence ATGAGCAAAAAACTCACCATACTTGATATTGCCAAGCTGTCGGGAGTCGGTAAATCTACCGTCTCTCGAGTGCTGACGAATGACCCTAAAGTCAAACCCGAAACTCGTGACAAAGTCGAACGCGTGATTGCTGAGCACGGCTATGTGCCGTCTAAATCCGCACAATCTATGCGAGGTGGTGGGGTTCAAAAGGTAATCGGTGTCATTATCTCTCGCTTGGATTCTCCGTCTGAAAATAAAGCGGTGAGCAGCATGCTCAATGTGCTTTATTCGGCTGGTTATGACGTCGTGATCATGGAAAGCCAATTCGACCCCGATAAAACCAATGAACATCTCAGCGTACTGCGAAAGCGTAATGTTGAAGGTGTGATTGTGTTTGGCTTTACCGAGCTCGATCTCGATAAGGTAGCCGTGTGGCAAGAGAAGGTTGTTGTGATTGCCATGGACACTGATCAAGTCTCTTCAATCAATTATGACAACCAAGGTTTGATTTGCGCGGTACTCGATAAACTCAAAGCGCAAGGCATCAGTGAACTGGCCTATATTGGTGTGGATCCTAAAGATAAAACGACCGGTCTTGCACGCCTAAACGCCTTTCAGTGTTGGTGTGCCGACAATGAACGCAGCGCGGTCTACCGAACAGGGGAGCTTCATCATGAAAGCGCCTACGAGCTGGTGGATGAAGTGGTCACTGAATCATTGCAAGCCATTGTTTGTGCCAGCGATACGTTAGCACTGGGAACGATAAAGCGCCTGCAAGAGCTTGGCCGAGAAGATATTGTTGTTACAGGTGTCGGCGGCAATGAACTGCTGTCTTTCTTGTTTCCTAACATCTACAGTATTGATCCTGGCTACCAGCAAGCTGGTGAAAAAGCAGCTAACCTATTGATTAGTCAATTAACAGGCGACAATAGCATCTCTCATATCACTCAAGAAGCTGTGTAA
- the glyA gene encoding serine hydroxymethyltransferase yields the protein MLKRDMNIADYDAELFAAIQEETLRQEEHIELIASENYTSPRVMEAQGSQLTNKYAEGYPGKRYYGGCEYVDKAEALAIDRACELFGCEYANVQPHSGSQANSAVYMALLNPGDTVLGMSLAHGGHLTHGSPVNFSGKHYNVIPYGIDEAGQINYDEMEQLAVEHKPKMIIGGFSAYSQIVDWARMREIADKVDAYLFVDMAHVAGLIAAGVYPTPVPHAHVVTTTTHKTLAGPRGGLILSNAGEDMYKKLNSAVFPGGQGGPLMHVIAGKAVAFKEAMEPEFKEYQARVVKNAKAMVAQFQERGYKIVSNGTENHLFLVDLIDKDITGKEADAALGAANITVNKNSVPNDPRSPFVTSGIRVGSPAITRRGFTEADATELANWMCDVLDNINDASVIEATKAKVLEICKRLPVYA from the coding sequence ATGCTTAAGCGTGATATGAACATCGCTGATTACGATGCGGAGCTATTTGCAGCAATTCAAGAAGAGACACTACGTCAAGAAGAGCACATTGAGCTTATCGCTTCGGAAAACTACACCAGCCCTCGCGTAATGGAAGCGCAAGGCTCTCAGCTAACTAACAAATATGCTGAAGGCTACCCAGGTAAGCGCTACTACGGTGGCTGTGAGTATGTTGATAAAGCGGAAGCACTAGCGATTGATCGTGCTTGTGAGCTATTTGGTTGTGAGTACGCGAACGTTCAGCCGCACTCTGGTTCTCAAGCAAACAGCGCAGTATACATGGCGCTACTTAACCCAGGCGATACAGTTCTAGGTATGAGCCTAGCGCACGGTGGTCACCTGACTCACGGTTCTCCAGTAAACTTCTCTGGTAAGCACTACAACGTGATTCCTTACGGTATCGATGAAGCGGGTCAAATCAACTACGATGAGATGGAACAGCTTGCTGTTGAGCACAAGCCTAAGATGATCATCGGTGGTTTCTCTGCATACAGCCAAATCGTGGATTGGGCTCGCATGCGTGAAATCGCAGACAAGGTTGATGCTTATCTATTCGTTGATATGGCGCACGTGGCGGGTCTGATCGCTGCAGGTGTTTACCCAACGCCAGTTCCACACGCTCACGTAGTTACAACAACAACGCACAAAACACTAGCGGGTCCTCGCGGTGGTCTTATCCTGTCTAATGCAGGCGAAGACATGTACAAGAAACTGAACTCTGCTGTATTCCCTGGTGGTCAGGGTGGTCCTCTAATGCACGTTATCGCTGGTAAAGCAGTGGCATTCAAAGAAGCCATGGAGCCAGAGTTTAAAGAGTACCAAGCGCGCGTTGTTAAGAATGCAAAAGCGATGGTTGCACAGTTCCAAGAGCGCGGTTACAAGATCGTCTCTAACGGCACTGAAAACCACCTGTTCCTTGTTGACCTAATCGACAAAGACATCACTGGTAAAGAAGCGGATGCCGCTCTTGGCGCAGCAAACATCACTGTGAACAAGAACTCAGTACCTAATGACCCACGCAGCCCATTCGTAACGTCTGGTATCCGTGTTGGTTCACCTGCGATTACTCGTCGTGGCTTCACTGAAGCAGACGCAACTGAGCTTGCTAACTGGATGTGTGATGTTCTAGATAACATCAACGATGCGTCAGTAATTGAAGCAACGAAAGCGAAAGTACTAGAGATTTGTAAGCGTCTACCTGTTTACGCGTAA
- the metN gene encoding methionine ABC transporter ATP-binding protein MetN, producing MIEINQVNKVFYQGAKEINALSDINLHIAEGTIFGVIGASGAGKSTLIRCVNMLEAPTSGEVIVDGVDLTKLSKSELSEARRNIGMIFQHFNLLSSRTVFENVALPLELAGKERSHIESKVTELLKLVGLADKRDTYPANLSGGQKQRVAIARALSSDPKVLLCDEATSALDPATTQSILELLKEINRKLKITMLLITHEMDVVKSICHEVAIIGDGHLVEKGTVGEIFAHPKTELAHEFIRSTLDLSIPEDYQARLQAERVEGSYPLVRLEFTGATVDAPLMTQIARKYNIDVSILSSDLDYAGGVKFGMMVAELFGNEQDDNAAIQYLRDHNVKVEVLGYVL from the coding sequence ATGATCGAAATTAATCAAGTAAACAAAGTGTTTTATCAAGGCGCAAAGGAAATCAACGCCTTGTCAGACATTAATCTGCATATTGCAGAAGGCACTATCTTTGGTGTGATTGGCGCCTCTGGTGCCGGTAAAAGTACACTGATTCGCTGCGTCAACATGCTAGAAGCACCGACTTCCGGTGAAGTTATCGTTGATGGTGTCGATCTTACTAAGCTGTCTAAATCAGAACTTTCAGAAGCACGCCGCAACATTGGTATGATTTTCCAGCACTTTAACTTGCTTTCATCTCGCACCGTGTTTGAAAACGTAGCGCTGCCGCTAGAGCTGGCAGGTAAAGAGCGTTCACACATCGAATCTAAAGTGACGGAACTTCTTAAGCTCGTGGGTCTCGCGGATAAGCGCGATACCTACCCTGCGAACCTCAGCGGCGGTCAAAAACAGCGAGTGGCGATTGCTCGTGCCCTATCGTCGGATCCAAAGGTACTGCTTTGTGATGAAGCGACCAGCGCACTGGATCCAGCTACGACCCAATCCATTCTCGAACTGCTTAAAGAGATCAACCGCAAGCTTAAAATCACTATGCTGCTGATTACTCACGAAATGGATGTCGTCAAAAGCATCTGTCATGAAGTCGCTATCATTGGTGACGGTCACTTAGTTGAGAAAGGCACTGTGGGCGAAATCTTCGCTCACCCGAAAACGGAGCTTGCACACGAATTCATTCGCTCAACACTAGATCTGTCGATTCCAGAAGACTATCAGGCAAGACTGCAAGCTGAGCGTGTGGAAGGCAGCTACCCTCTCGTTCGCCTCGAGTTCACGGGCGCAACCGTAGACGCTCCACTAATGACGCAAATAGCTCGCAAATACAATATTGATGTCAGCATCTTAAGCTCCGATCTTGATTACGCCGGCGGTGTAAAATTCGGCATGATGGTGGCTGAGCTATTTGGCAATGAACAAGACGATAACGCGGCGATTCAATATCTTCGTGACCACAATGTAAAAGTAGAGGTACTTGGTTATGTCCTTTAA
- the treB gene encoding PTS trehalose transporter subunit IIBC — translation MSKIAQQDIAAIIDGVGGADNIASVSHCLTRLRFVLNDTDKADKSALENLKIVKGCFTNAGQFQVVIGTEVDEVYKMLIDSAGKKAASKDDAKLAARQNMNFLERGISHLAEIFVPLLPAIITGGLILGFRNVIGDIRMFDGKTLVEISQFWATVHSFLWLIGEAIFFFLPVGVCWSTVKKLGGTPILGITLGVTLVSPQLMNAYLIGKEVPEVWDFGLFVIEKVGYQAQVIPAMLAGVALALIETNLKRIVPSYLYLVVVPFVSIILSVILAHAFIGPFGRVLGDGVAFAAKAAMTGDFAVLGSMVFGFLYAPLVITGIHHTTNAVDLQLMQDLGGTPIWPLIALSNIAQASAVVGIIIISKREGERDISVPAAISAYLGVTEPAMYGINLKYKFPMLSAMIGSAIAAAICGSAGVMANGIGVGGLPGILSIQPQYWMVYLMAMLVAMAVPILLTLFLYKRAQSKGELELASA, via the coding sequence ATGAGCAAAATAGCCCAGCAAGACATTGCAGCGATCATCGACGGTGTTGGCGGTGCTGACAACATTGCCAGTGTTAGCCACTGTTTAACTCGCTTAAGATTCGTTCTTAACGATACCGATAAAGCCGATAAATCGGCTCTTGAAAACCTCAAAATCGTTAAAGGTTGCTTTACCAATGCCGGTCAGTTCCAAGTCGTGATCGGTACTGAAGTCGACGAAGTCTACAAAATGTTGATTGACTCAGCCGGTAAGAAAGCGGCATCTAAAGATGATGCTAAGCTGGCTGCACGCCAGAATATGAACTTTCTAGAACGTGGTATCTCGCACTTAGCCGAAATTTTTGTTCCCCTTTTACCAGCGATTATCACAGGTGGTTTGATTCTTGGTTTCCGCAACGTTATCGGCGACATTCGTATGTTCGATGGCAAAACCCTAGTGGAAATCAGTCAGTTTTGGGCGACGGTGCATTCGTTCCTATGGCTTATCGGTGAAGCTATCTTCTTCTTCCTACCTGTCGGCGTGTGTTGGTCGACGGTGAAAAAACTCGGTGGTACGCCGATTCTTGGTATCACGCTCGGTGTGACCTTGGTGTCGCCTCAGTTGATGAACGCTTATCTGATAGGTAAAGAAGTACCAGAAGTTTGGGACTTCGGACTGTTTGTTATTGAGAAGGTGGGCTATCAGGCTCAGGTGATCCCAGCGATGCTCGCAGGTGTTGCATTGGCATTAATTGAAACCAACTTGAAGCGCATTGTCCCTAGTTACTTGTATCTGGTTGTGGTGCCATTCGTTTCAATCATTCTGTCAGTCATTCTTGCTCACGCCTTCATCGGTCCGTTTGGTCGCGTGCTAGGTGATGGTGTTGCGTTTGCGGCTAAAGCGGCGATGACAGGGGATTTTGCAGTACTGGGTTCTATGGTGTTTGGCTTCTTGTACGCACCGCTGGTTATTACTGGTATCCACCACACAACCAATGCGGTTGACCTTCAATTGATGCAAGACCTTGGCGGCACGCCAATCTGGCCTTTGATTGCACTGTCTAATATCGCTCAAGCATCAGCGGTTGTTGGCATCATCATTATCAGTAAACGTGAGGGTGAGCGTGACATCTCTGTCCCCGCTGCTATCTCTGCTTACCTTGGTGTGACGGAACCGGCGATGTACGGCATCAACCTGAAATACAAATTCCCAATGCTCAGCGCGATGATCGGTAGTGCTATTGCGGCGGCTATCTGTGGCAGTGCTGGCGTGATGGCGAACGGTATCGGTGTGGGGGGGCTACCGGGCATCCTGTCGATTCAGCCTCAATACTGGATGGTGTATCTGATGGCGATGCTAGTCGCGATGGCTGTGCCTATCCTACTAACCTTGTTCCTGTACAAACGCGCTCAATCAAAAGGTGAGCTTGAGCTTGCGAGCGCGTAA
- a CDS encoding YitT family protein: MQKHSLKEDWIAILTGTFIVAQGIFFLQSAQLLTGGTTGLALLMSQFVPISFGTLYFALNSPFYLLAWKRFGKRFAASSAISGALVSIITDNMHRVVTLDNVNTIYCAIAGGLLMGLGMLILFRHRSSLGGFNVLCLFIQDKFGISVGKTQMAIDCAILVASFFFVSPSIIAISILGAVMLNLVLAMNHKPTRYVVTYG, from the coding sequence ATGCAAAAACACTCACTCAAAGAAGACTGGATAGCGATTCTTACTGGCACCTTTATCGTCGCTCAGGGGATATTCTTTCTTCAGTCGGCTCAACTATTGACTGGCGGTACTACAGGTCTCGCCCTTCTTATGAGTCAGTTTGTACCGATTTCTTTCGGTACGCTTTATTTCGCCCTAAACAGCCCGTTTTACCTACTTGCTTGGAAACGCTTCGGTAAACGCTTTGCGGCCAGCAGCGCCATCTCCGGTGCCTTAGTGTCTATTATTACGGACAACATGCATCGAGTGGTCACGTTGGATAACGTCAATACTATCTACTGCGCGATCGCCGGCGGCTTATTGATGGGACTAGGTATGCTGATTCTCTTCAGACACCGCTCAAGCCTCGGTGGCTTTAACGTGTTGTGTCTGTTTATTCAGGACAAGTTTGGAATATCGGTTGGTAAAACTCAGATGGCGATTGATTGTGCCATTCTTGTTGCATCGTTCTTCTTTGTATCGCCGTCAATTATCGCGATTTCGATTCTAGGCGCGGTGATGCTGAATTTGGTGCTGGCGATGAATCATAAGCCAACACGGTATGTGGTGACTTACGGATAA
- a CDS encoding IS1182 family transposase, giving the protein MLQEPSPQQYELEMVTMEQLVPQNHLVRKIDNAIDFEFIRDEVAHLYCKDNGRPPVDPVRLFKIILLGYLFGIKSERQLVKEIEVNVAYRWFLRMSLTEKVIHASTLSQNRIRRFNGTDVFERIFNNIVLQAMEKGLVAGQELFTDSTHLKANANKNKHMNRLRPVSAGAYLDMLNEDVAADRESEGKNPFKETPPKTDVKNTKVSTTDPESGFMTRDNKPQGFFYLDHRTVDGKHGIIVDTYATPGNVNDSQPYIRRLDHTLEQFNLNPIAVGIDAGYFTAPVAESLERRSILGVFGYRRPSRTKNKFKKKDFKYQKETDTYRCPEGQELIYKTTTRAGYRSYASDPKQCAFCPVRDDCTKSENMQKVITRHLYSEAVERANQMRLSSYGKKTYRRRSETVERSFADAKQHHGHRYARYRGLAKVQMQCWLAAAAQNIKKIALVVSYLRKMGLNKTEISQILASVCRFKPYSLQNAI; this is encoded by the coding sequence ATGCTTCAAGAACCTTCTCCTCAGCAATACGAACTCGAAATGGTGACCATGGAACAGCTTGTTCCACAAAATCATCTCGTTCGTAAAATTGATAATGCTATCGACTTCGAGTTCATCAGAGACGAAGTGGCGCATCTATACTGCAAAGACAATGGCCGACCGCCTGTAGACCCTGTTCGCTTATTCAAAATCATTTTGCTTGGCTACCTATTCGGCATCAAAAGTGAGCGCCAACTGGTCAAAGAAATTGAAGTAAACGTCGCCTATCGTTGGTTCTTACGAATGTCACTGACCGAAAAAGTTATCCATGCTTCGACGTTAAGCCAGAACCGAATTCGACGCTTCAATGGTACTGACGTCTTTGAGCGCATCTTCAACAACATAGTGCTTCAAGCGATGGAGAAAGGCTTAGTCGCAGGACAGGAGCTCTTCACTGACAGTACACACCTTAAAGCCAATGCTAACAAGAACAAGCACATGAATCGTCTGCGTCCAGTTAGTGCAGGCGCTTATCTTGATATGCTGAATGAAGATGTGGCTGCAGACCGAGAATCTGAAGGTAAAAATCCATTCAAAGAGACGCCACCAAAGACAGACGTCAAAAACACTAAAGTCAGCACCACCGACCCTGAAAGTGGCTTTATGACACGAGACAATAAGCCTCAAGGCTTCTTCTATCTTGACCACCGAACCGTGGATGGTAAGCACGGTATCATCGTAGACACATACGCAACACCGGGGAATGTGAATGACTCACAGCCCTATATCCGTCGTCTCGATCACACACTAGAGCAGTTCAACCTCAATCCTATCGCAGTTGGTATCGATGCAGGTTACTTCACTGCGCCTGTTGCTGAATCACTCGAGCGCCGCAGTATATTAGGTGTGTTCGGGTATCGCCGCCCATCAAGAACTAAGAACAAATTTAAGAAGAAAGACTTCAAATACCAAAAAGAGACCGATACCTATCGCTGTCCAGAAGGGCAAGAACTTATCTATAAAACCACAACACGCGCAGGCTATCGCTCATACGCTTCAGACCCGAAACAATGTGCGTTTTGCCCCGTTCGGGACGACTGTACTAAGAGTGAAAATATGCAGAAGGTCATAACGCGTCACCTTTATAGTGAGGCGGTGGAGCGAGCCAATCAAATGCGACTCTCTAGCTACGGAAAGAAGACGTATCGGAGGCGAAGTGAAACAGTAGAACGAAGCTTCGCCGATGCAAAACAACACCATGGCCACCGTTACGCGCGCTACCGCGGTCTCGCAAAAGTGCAAATGCAATGTTGGTTAGCCGCTGCCGCTCAAAACATCAAGAAGATAGCGTTGGTGGTGAGCTATCTGCGAAAAATGGGCCTAAATAAGACAGAAATAAGTCAAATACTGGCCTCTGTATGCCGATTTAAGCCTTACTCACTTCAGAACGCTATCTAA
- the gmhB gene encoding D-glycero-beta-D-manno-heptose 1,7-bisphosphate 7-phosphatase, which translates to MAKPAVFLDRDGVINVDHGYVSDEHDFEYIEGVFEATKKLQDMGYMLVLVTNQSGIARGMFSEDRFLSLTQWMDWNFSDNGVEFDGFYYCPHHPEHGVGDYKQDCNCRKPKPGMFISARDFLKIDMEKSVMVGDKAEDMMAAEAAGVGTKILVRTGKPVTERGESVATVVLDSIRDVPQYLTK; encoded by the coding sequence GTGGCAAAACCAGCTGTTTTTTTGGATCGTGATGGTGTCATCAATGTCGATCATGGGTATGTAAGCGACGAACACGACTTTGAGTACATCGAAGGCGTCTTTGAAGCGACGAAAAAACTGCAGGACATGGGTTATATGCTGGTGCTGGTCACGAACCAATCAGGCATTGCTCGCGGCATGTTCTCTGAAGACCGTTTCCTTTCTTTAACACAGTGGATGGACTGGAACTTCTCCGATAATGGTGTTGAGTTTGACGGCTTCTATTATTGTCCACACCACCCAGAGCACGGTGTGGGTGACTACAAGCAAGATTGTAATTGCCGTAAGCCAAAGCCGGGTATGTTCATTTCTGCGCGAGACTTTCTAAAGATTGATATGGAAAAATCGGTCATGGTCGGCGACAAAGCGGAAGACATGATGGCGGCAGAGGCTGCTGGTGTGGGCACCAAGATCTTAGTTCGTACCGGTAAACCGGTGACTGAGCGAGGCGAGTCTGTCGCAACTGTGGTACTTGATAGTATTCGCGATGTGCCGCAATACTTAACTAAGTAA
- a CDS encoding MliC family protein, which yields MSALVKNGLVTAMVVGSLTACSSSEQLEPDNPYHVLQYQCDNQSFQVTQLSSEQVLLLIDGEEYHLHRVPSASGVKYSLDGQSQAESEVELFSKGREGMLTIAGETDKSCIMTTRSVPKNGY from the coding sequence ATGAGTGCATTGGTTAAAAATGGATTGGTTACTGCTATGGTTGTGGGCAGTTTGACGGCATGCAGTAGCTCGGAGCAGTTGGAACCTGACAACCCTTATCATGTCCTCCAGTATCAGTGTGACAACCAAAGCTTTCAGGTGACTCAGTTATCGAGTGAGCAAGTCTTGCTGCTGATTGATGGCGAAGAATACCATCTACACCGTGTCCCTTCTGCTTCAGGTGTGAAGTATTCACTTGATGGTCAATCTCAAGCAGAGTCTGAGGTTGAGCTGTTTAGTAAGGGTAGAGAAGGTATGCTTACCATTGCTGGTGAAACCGATAAAAGCTGTATCATGACCACGCGAAGCGTACCAAAAAACGGATATTGA
- a CDS encoding methionine ABC transporter permease, which yields MSFNTVTDWLSLNSNLLLGATWETLYMVAIAGVVGFAIGIPLGVILHTTKKGGLLENTRLNSVLGAIVNVGRSVPFLVLMVAIIPLTKILIGTFIGTTAAIVPLTVGAIPFVARLIESSLLEVPTGLVEAAQSMGATPYQIITKVLLPEALPTIINSVTITLVTLVSYSAMAGTVGGGGLGDVAIRYGFHRYDVTIMAVTVVMLIVLVQIIQSIGDAVVRRVDHR from the coding sequence ATGTCCTTTAACACTGTCACTGACTGGTTATCTCTAAACAGTAATCTACTATTAGGGGCAACATGGGAAACCCTATACATGGTTGCGATCGCCGGTGTGGTTGGCTTCGCTATTGGTATTCCATTGGGTGTGATACTGCACACCACTAAAAAAGGTGGCTTGCTAGAAAACACCCGCTTAAACAGCGTGCTGGGTGCAATAGTCAACGTCGGCCGTTCGGTCCCTTTCTTAGTGTTAATGGTGGCGATCATTCCACTAACCAAGATTTTGATTGGTACTTTCATCGGCACCACCGCGGCCATCGTTCCGTTGACTGTTGGCGCTATCCCGTTTGTGGCGCGTCTTATTGAAAGCTCACTACTTGAAGTGCCAACTGGTCTGGTGGAAGCCGCACAATCAATGGGCGCAACACCTTACCAAATCATTACTAAGGTACTGCTTCCAGAAGCATTACCTACGATTATCAATTCGGTGACAATCACACTAGTGACACTAGTAAGCTACTCAGCCATGGCGGGTACCGTCGGTGGTGGCGGTCTAGGTGACGTAGCCATTCGCTATGGTTTCCACCGATACGATGTGACCATTATGGCTGTGACTGTAGTGATGCTCATCGTACTGGTACAAATTATTCAGTCTATCGGTGACGCCGTTGTGCGCCGTGTAGACCACAGATAA